In Tripterygium wilfordii isolate XIE 37 chromosome 23, ASM1340144v1, whole genome shotgun sequence, one genomic interval encodes:
- the LOC119993462 gene encoding cyclin-dependent protein kinase inhibitor SMR13-like, with protein MAPSGRRRPKACRKPRRKKQFLQLRNNIQQERISNVDDGLDSDGAAIDDVCSTPKADRFRIPEIDTCPPAPKKQRVMTNCSSLQRTPIAFFAPPDIELFFFVALGNVSEIEVEGGLK; from the coding sequence ATGGCTCCATCTGGGAGAAGAAGACCAAAAGCCTGTAGAAAACCAAGAAGAAAGAAGCAGTTCCTGCAACTGAGAAACAATATTCAGCAGGAAAGAATTTCAAATGTTGATGATGGCTTAGATTCTGATGGTGCTGCTATTGATGATGTTTGTTCTACACCAAAAGCAGATAGGTTTAGGATACCGGAAATCGACACGTGTCCGCCGGCCCCAAAGAAGCAGAGAGTGATGACCAATTGCTCATCCTTGCAGAGGACTCCGATTGCTTTCTTTGCTCCACCAGATATAGAGTTATTCTTCTTCGTTGCTCTAGGAAATGTTTCA
- the LOC119992402 gene encoding heterogeneous nuclear ribonucleoprotein H3-like isoform X1, with protein sequence MFYRGRYVDGADGREMGAKRQRVIDQGPSFYGASPGPSFMYNPPPYGYVSHPPPFPVVRLRGLPFDCTEADVFDFFHGLDIVDILFVHKGGKFTGEAFCVLGYPMQVDFALQKNRHNMGRRYVEVFRSKRQEYYKAIANEVSDARGGSPRRSGSRARSYDEAKESAEHTGVLRLRGLPFSAGKDDIVEFFKDFMLSEDSIHFTMNAEGRPTGEAFVEFANAEDSKAAMAKDRMTLGSRYIELFPSSVEDMEASVSKGR encoded by the coding sequence TAGATATGTTGATGGTGCGGATGGGCGTGAAATGGGTGCAAAGCGTCAGCGGGTAATCGATCAAGGTCCTTCATTCTATGGGGCTTCACCTGGCCCTAGTTTTATGTACAACCCTCCTCCATATGGATATGTTAGTCATCCGCCACCTTTCCCTGTTGTCCGTTTGCGTGGTCTCCCCTTTGATTGCACTGAGGCTGATGTATTTGACTTCTTCCATGGCCTGGATATCGTGGACATACTTTTTGTCCACAAGGGTGGAAAGTTCACTGGAGAAGCTTTCTGTGTTTTAGGATATCCTATGCAAGTTGATTTTGCCCTTCAAAAGAATAGGCATAACATGGGCAGGAGATATGTTGAGGTTTTTAGGAGTAAGAGGCAAGAATATTACAAAGCAATAGCAAATGAAGTTTCGGATGCTCGTGGCGGTTCACCCCGACGAAGTGGCTCGAGGGCAAGATCTTATGATGAGGCAAAGGAGTCTGCCGAACATACCGGAGTTTTGCGATTGAGGGGACTGCCATTTTCAGCTGGAAAGGATGATATAGTGGAGTTCTTCAAAGATTTTATGCTGTCTGAAGATTCAATTCATTTTACGATGAATGCGGAGGGGAGACCTACTGGGGAAGCATTTGTAGAGTTTGCAAACGCAGAGGATTCAAAAGCAGCAATGGCAAAGGATAGGATGACACTTGGGAGTCGTTATATTGAGTTGTTTCCCTCATCAGTAGAGGATATGGAAGCATCAGTTTCAAAAGGACGGTGA
- the LOC119992402 gene encoding heterogeneous nuclear ribonucleoprotein H3-like isoform X3, with the protein MGAKRQRVIDQGPSFYGASPGPSFMYNPPPYGYVSHPPPFPVVRLRGLPFDCTEADVFDFFHGLDIVDILFVHKGGKFTGEAFCVLGYPMQVDFALQKNRHNMGRRYVEVFRSKRQEYYKAIANEVSDARGGSPRRSGSRARSYDEAKESAEHTGVLRLRGLPFSAGKDDIVEFFKDFMLSEDSIHFTMNAEGRPTGEAFVEFANAEDSKAAMAKDRMTLGSRYIELFPSSVEDMEASVSKGR; encoded by the coding sequence ATGGGTGCAAAGCGTCAGCGGGTAATCGATCAAGGTCCTTCATTCTATGGGGCTTCACCTGGCCCTAGTTTTATGTACAACCCTCCTCCATATGGATATGTTAGTCATCCGCCACCTTTCCCTGTTGTCCGTTTGCGTGGTCTCCCCTTTGATTGCACTGAGGCTGATGTATTTGACTTCTTCCATGGCCTGGATATCGTGGACATACTTTTTGTCCACAAGGGTGGAAAGTTCACTGGAGAAGCTTTCTGTGTTTTAGGATATCCTATGCAAGTTGATTTTGCCCTTCAAAAGAATAGGCATAACATGGGCAGGAGATATGTTGAGGTTTTTAGGAGTAAGAGGCAAGAATATTACAAAGCAATAGCAAATGAAGTTTCGGATGCTCGTGGCGGTTCACCCCGACGAAGTGGCTCGAGGGCAAGATCTTATGATGAGGCAAAGGAGTCTGCCGAACATACCGGAGTTTTGCGATTGAGGGGACTGCCATTTTCAGCTGGAAAGGATGATATAGTGGAGTTCTTCAAAGATTTTATGCTGTCTGAAGATTCAATTCATTTTACGATGAATGCGGAGGGGAGACCTACTGGGGAAGCATTTGTAGAGTTTGCAAACGCAGAGGATTCAAAAGCAGCAATGGCAAAGGATAGGATGACACTTGGGAGTCGTTATATTGAGTTGTTTCCCTCATCAGTAGAGGATATGGAAGCATCAGTTTCAAAAGGACGGTGA
- the LOC119992402 gene encoding heterogeneous nuclear ribonucleoprotein F-like isoform X4 yields the protein MGLHLALVLCTTLLHMDMLVIRHLSLLSGGKFTGEAFCVLGYPMQVDFALQKNRHNMGRRYVEVFRSKRQEYYKAIANEVSDARGGSPRRSGSRARSYDEAKESAEHTGVLRLRGLPFSAGKDDIVEFFKDFMLSEDSIHFTMNAEGRPTGEAFVEFANAEDSKAAMAKDRMTLGSRYIELFPSSVEDMEASVSKGR from the exons ATGGGGCTTCACCTGGCCCTAGTTTTATGTACAACCCTCCTCCATATGGATATGTTAGTCATCCGCCACCTTTCCCTGTTGTCC GGTGGAAAGTTCACTGGAGAAGCTTTCTGTGTTTTAGGATATCCTATGCAAGTTGATTTTGCCCTTCAAAAGAATAGGCATAACATGGGCAGGAGATATGTTGAGGTTTTTAGGAGTAAGAGGCAAGAATATTACAAAGCAATAGCAAATGAAGTTTCGGATGCTCGTGGCGGTTCACCCCGACGAAGTGGCTCGAGGGCAAGATCTTATGATGAGGCAAAGGAGTCTGCCGAACATACCGGAGTTTTGCGATTGAGGGGACTGCCATTTTCAGCTGGAAAGGATGATATAGTGGAGTTCTTCAAAGATTTTATGCTGTCTGAAGATTCAATTCATTTTACGATGAATGCGGAGGGGAGACCTACTGGGGAAGCATTTGTAGAGTTTGCAAACGCAGAGGATTCAAAAGCAGCAATGGCAAAGGATAGGATGACACTTGGGAGTCGTTATATTGAGTTGTTTCCCTCATCAGTAGAGGATATGGAAGCATCAGTTTCAAAAGGACGGTGA
- the LOC119992402 gene encoding heterogeneous nuclear ribonucleoprotein H3-like isoform X2, which yields MFYRGYVDGADGREMGAKRQRVIDQGPSFYGASPGPSFMYNPPPYGYVSHPPPFPVVRLRGLPFDCTEADVFDFFHGLDIVDILFVHKGGKFTGEAFCVLGYPMQVDFALQKNRHNMGRRYVEVFRSKRQEYYKAIANEVSDARGGSPRRSGSRARSYDEAKESAEHTGVLRLRGLPFSAGKDDIVEFFKDFMLSEDSIHFTMNAEGRPTGEAFVEFANAEDSKAAMAKDRMTLGSRYIELFPSSVEDMEASVSKGR from the coding sequence ATATGTTGATGGTGCGGATGGGCGTGAAATGGGTGCAAAGCGTCAGCGGGTAATCGATCAAGGTCCTTCATTCTATGGGGCTTCACCTGGCCCTAGTTTTATGTACAACCCTCCTCCATATGGATATGTTAGTCATCCGCCACCTTTCCCTGTTGTCCGTTTGCGTGGTCTCCCCTTTGATTGCACTGAGGCTGATGTATTTGACTTCTTCCATGGCCTGGATATCGTGGACATACTTTTTGTCCACAAGGGTGGAAAGTTCACTGGAGAAGCTTTCTGTGTTTTAGGATATCCTATGCAAGTTGATTTTGCCCTTCAAAAGAATAGGCATAACATGGGCAGGAGATATGTTGAGGTTTTTAGGAGTAAGAGGCAAGAATATTACAAAGCAATAGCAAATGAAGTTTCGGATGCTCGTGGCGGTTCACCCCGACGAAGTGGCTCGAGGGCAAGATCTTATGATGAGGCAAAGGAGTCTGCCGAACATACCGGAGTTTTGCGATTGAGGGGACTGCCATTTTCAGCTGGAAAGGATGATATAGTGGAGTTCTTCAAAGATTTTATGCTGTCTGAAGATTCAATTCATTTTACGATGAATGCGGAGGGGAGACCTACTGGGGAAGCATTTGTAGAGTTTGCAAACGCAGAGGATTCAAAAGCAGCAATGGCAAAGGATAGGATGACACTTGGGAGTCGTTATATTGAGTTGTTTCCCTCATCAGTAGAGGATATGGAAGCATCAGTTTCAAAAGGACGGTGA